The following coding sequences are from one Tachysurus vachellii isolate PV-2020 chromosome 7, HZAU_Pvac_v1, whole genome shotgun sequence window:
- the LOC132849173 gene encoding NLR family CARD domain-containing protein 3-like isoform X1, translating into MKSDASMGRPIHFRDRDSSTDVRMMEGKRSDSPEPSCVSMKSDQSMELPITFRDRDSSTDVRPQKSNISTKQLDSIFKELEHKVITLIKNELKRFRKLLSPDYPACTEREVEDEEDLHSVTEGALKITLHILKNMNHTDLVNTLHNKLVSLYQTKLKSNLREKFKRINEGISQHGSSALLNEIYTELYITEGWSGDVNNEHEVRQIEAASRRPATQEKPIKCNELFKDKSIRTVLTKGVAGIGKTVSVQKFILDWAEGEVNQDVTFMFPFPFRELNLMKQQNLSLMKLLHHLFPEIRKLESIDCDSYKVVLIFDGLDECRLPLNFQKNEILCDVTESASVDVLLTNLIKGNLLPSALLWITTRPGAANQIPPECVDQVTEVRGFSDPQKEEYFRKRISDQRLTNEIITHLKSSRSLYIMCHIPVFCWISATVLERMLGEAERGEIPKTLTQMYTHFLIFQLKHKDQKYHQKCDPDPQQTRKSIMALGKLAFHQLEKGNLIFYEEDLRECGIDVREVSVYSGVCTQIFREEFGLHLGKVFSFIHLSVQEFLAALYVFFCFILRNTNVLVGQSTGLFNFFRNPNLSDLLRSSVDKALQSENGHLDLFLRFLLGLSLETNQTLLRGLMPQTEIRSHSKQETVKYIKEKIRKNPSPEKSINLFHCLNELNDHSLVQEVQTYLNRGGNSRLSDTRLSLAQWSALVFVLLTSEQELDVFNLRKYDPSHEGLLRLLPVVKASRKAV; encoded by the exons aatgatggagggaaagagatcagactcaccagaacccagctgtgtgtccatgaagagtgaccaGTCAATGGAACTTCCAATTaccttcagagacagagacagttctactgatgtgag accacaaaaatcaaacatcagcacaAAACAGCTGGACTCTatattcaag gagctggaacacaaagtcatcactctgataaagaatgagctgaagaggtttaggaagctcctgagtccagattacccagcatgcactgagagggaggtggaggatgaggaggatctgcACAGTGTCACAGAGGGAGCGCTGAAGATCACACTGCACatcctgaagaacatgaaccacacagatctcgttaacacactgcacaaca aactcGTCTCTTTGTATCAGACAAAGTTGAAGTCCAATCTgagagagaagtttaaaagaattaatgaaggaatctcacagcatggaagctcagcacttctgaatgagatctacactgagctctacatcacagagggttggagtggagacgtcaataatgaacatgaggtgagacagattgaggcagcgtccaggagaccagcaacacaggagaaacccatcaaatgtaatgagctctttaaagacaagtccatcagaactgtgctgactaaaggagttgctggaattggaaaaacagtctctgtgcagaagttcattctggactgggctgaaggagAAGTAAATCAGGACGTCACCTTCATGTTTCCATTTCCCTTTAGAGAGCTGAATCTGATGAAGCAGCAAAATCTCAGTCTGATGAAACTTCTTCATCACTTATtcccagaaataagaaaattagAATCAATAGATTGTGACTCCTATAAAGTGGTGTTGATCTTTGATGGTCTAGATGAGTGTCGACTTCCTCTAAATTTCCAGAAGAATGAGatattgtgtgatgtgacagagtcagcctcagtggatgtgctgttgacgaacctcatcaaggggaatctgcttccctctgctctcctctggataaccacaagaccaggagcagcgaatcagatccctcctgagtgtgtagaccaggtaacagaggtacgaggcttcagtgatcctcagaaagaggagtacttcaggaagaggatcagtgatcagagaCTGACCAATgaaatcatcacacacctgaagtcttcaagaagcctctacatcatgtgccacatcccagtcttctgctggatctcagccactgttctagagagaatgttgggtgaagcagagcgtggagagatccccaagactctgactcaaatgtacacacacttcctgatcttTCAGCTCAAACACAAGGACCAAAAGTACCATCAGAAATGTGACCCTGATCCTCAGCAGACCAGAAAGAGTATCAtggcactgggaaaactggctttccaccagctggagaaaggaaacctgatcttctatgaggaagacctgagagagtgtggcattgatgtcagagaagtgtcagtgtactcaggagtgtgtacccagatcttcagagaggagtttgggcttcacctggggaaggtgttcagcttcatacatctgagtgttcaggagtttctggctgctttatatgtatttttctgctttattttaagaaatacaAATGTGCTGGTGGGGCAAAGCACTGGACTTTTTAATTTCTTCAGAAATCCAAACCTGTCTGATCTCCTCAGGAGTTCAGTGGACAAGGCCTTACAGAGTGAGAATGGACACCTGGACCTGTTCCTCCGCTTccttctgggtctctcactggagACCAATCAAACACTTTTACGAGGCTTAATGCCACAGACAGAAATCAGAtctcacagcaaacaggaaacagtgaagtacatcaaggagaagatcaggaagaatccatctccagagaaatccatcaatctgttccactgtctgaatgaactgaatgatcatTCTCTAGTGCAGGAAGTACAAACTTACCTGAACAGAGGGGGTAACAGTCGTCTCAGTGACACCAGACTCTCTCTGGCTCAGTGGtcagctctggtgtttgtgttactgacctCAGAACAGGAGCTGGATGTGTTTAATTTGAGGAAATATGATCCATCACATGAAGGTCTTCTGAGGCTGCTGCCAGTGGTCAAAGCCTCCAGAAAAGCTgtgtga
- the LOC132849173 gene encoding NLR family CARD domain-containing protein 3-like isoform X2 gives MSVSGKQDLKKDERMMEGKRSDSPEPSCVSMKSDQSMELPITFRDRDSSTDVRPQKSNISTKQLDSIFKELEHKVITLIKNELKRFRKLLSPDYPACTEREVEDEEDLHSVTEGALKITLHILKNMNHTDLVNTLHNKLVSLYQTKLKSNLREKFKRINEGISQHGSSALLNEIYTELYITEGWSGDVNNEHEVRQIEAASRRPATQEKPIKCNELFKDKSIRTVLTKGVAGIGKTVSVQKFILDWAEGEVNQDVTFMFPFPFRELNLMKQQNLSLMKLLHHLFPEIRKLESIDCDSYKVVLIFDGLDECRLPLNFQKNEILCDVTESASVDVLLTNLIKGNLLPSALLWITTRPGAANQIPPECVDQVTEVRGFSDPQKEEYFRKRISDQRLTNEIITHLKSSRSLYIMCHIPVFCWISATVLERMLGEAERGEIPKTLTQMYTHFLIFQLKHKDQKYHQKCDPDPQQTRKSIMALGKLAFHQLEKGNLIFYEEDLRECGIDVREVSVYSGVCTQIFREEFGLHLGKVFSFIHLSVQEFLAALYVFFCFILRNTNVLVGQSTGLFNFFRNPNLSDLLRSSVDKALQSENGHLDLFLRFLLGLSLETNQTLLRGLMPQTEIRSHSKQETVKYIKEKIRKNPSPEKSINLFHCLNELNDHSLVQEVQTYLNRGGNSRLSDTRLSLAQWSALVFVLLTSEQELDVFNLRKYDPSHEGLLRLLPVVKASRKAV, from the exons ATGAGTGTGTCTGGAAaacaggacttaaagaaagacgagag aatgatggagggaaagagatcagactcaccagaacccagctgtgtgtccatgaagagtgaccaGTCAATGGAACTTCCAATTaccttcagagacagagacagttctactgatgtgag accacaaaaatcaaacatcagcacaAAACAGCTGGACTCTatattcaag gagctggaacacaaagtcatcactctgataaagaatgagctgaagaggtttaggaagctcctgagtccagattacccagcatgcactgagagggaggtggaggatgaggaggatctgcACAGTGTCACAGAGGGAGCGCTGAAGATCACACTGCACatcctgaagaacatgaaccacacagatctcgttaacacactgcacaaca aactcGTCTCTTTGTATCAGACAAAGTTGAAGTCCAATCTgagagagaagtttaaaagaattaatgaaggaatctcacagcatggaagctcagcacttctgaatgagatctacactgagctctacatcacagagggttggagtggagacgtcaataatgaacatgaggtgagacagattgaggcagcgtccaggagaccagcaacacaggagaaacccatcaaatgtaatgagctctttaaagacaagtccatcagaactgtgctgactaaaggagttgctggaattggaaaaacagtctctgtgcagaagttcattctggactgggctgaaggagAAGTAAATCAGGACGTCACCTTCATGTTTCCATTTCCCTTTAGAGAGCTGAATCTGATGAAGCAGCAAAATCTCAGTCTGATGAAACTTCTTCATCACTTATtcccagaaataagaaaattagAATCAATAGATTGTGACTCCTATAAAGTGGTGTTGATCTTTGATGGTCTAGATGAGTGTCGACTTCCTCTAAATTTCCAGAAGAATGAGatattgtgtgatgtgacagagtcagcctcagtggatgtgctgttgacgaacctcatcaaggggaatctgcttccctctgctctcctctggataaccacaagaccaggagcagcgaatcagatccctcctgagtgtgtagaccaggtaacagaggtacgaggcttcagtgatcctcagaaagaggagtacttcaggaagaggatcagtgatcagagaCTGACCAATgaaatcatcacacacctgaagtcttcaagaagcctctacatcatgtgccacatcccagtcttctgctggatctcagccactgttctagagagaatgttgggtgaagcagagcgtggagagatccccaagactctgactcaaatgtacacacacttcctgatcttTCAGCTCAAACACAAGGACCAAAAGTACCATCAGAAATGTGACCCTGATCCTCAGCAGACCAGAAAGAGTATCAtggcactgggaaaactggctttccaccagctggagaaaggaaacctgatcttctatgaggaagacctgagagagtgtggcattgatgtcagagaagtgtcagtgtactcaggagtgtgtacccagatcttcagagaggagtttgggcttcacctggggaaggtgttcagcttcatacatctgagtgttcaggagtttctggctgctttatatgtatttttctgctttattttaagaaatacaAATGTGCTGGTGGGGCAAAGCACTGGACTTTTTAATTTCTTCAGAAATCCAAACCTGTCTGATCTCCTCAGGAGTTCAGTGGACAAGGCCTTACAGAGTGAGAATGGACACCTGGACCTGTTCCTCCGCTTccttctgggtctctcactggagACCAATCAAACACTTTTACGAGGCTTAATGCCACAGACAGAAATCAGAtctcacagcaaacaggaaacagtgaagtacatcaaggagaagatcaggaagaatccatctccagagaaatccatcaatctgttccactgtctgaatgaactgaatgatcatTCTCTAGTGCAGGAAGTACAAACTTACCTGAACAGAGGGGGTAACAGTCGTCTCAGTGACACCAGACTCTCTCTGGCTCAGTGGtcagctctggtgtttgtgttactgacctCAGAACAGGAGCTGGATGTGTTTAATTTGAGGAAATATGATCCATCACATGAAGGTCTTCTGAGGCTGCTGCCAGTGGTCAAAGCCTCCAGAAAAGCTgtgtga
- the LOC132849173 gene encoding NLR family CARD domain-containing protein 3-like isoform X3, whose translation MMEGKRSDSPEPSCVSMKSDQSMELPITFRDRDSSTDVRPQKSNISTKQLDSIFKELEHKVITLIKNELKRFRKLLSPDYPACTEREVEDEEDLHSVTEGALKITLHILKNMNHTDLVNTLHNKLVSLYQTKLKSNLREKFKRINEGISQHGSSALLNEIYTELYITEGWSGDVNNEHEVRQIEAASRRPATQEKPIKCNELFKDKSIRTVLTKGVAGIGKTVSVQKFILDWAEGEVNQDVTFMFPFPFRELNLMKQQNLSLMKLLHHLFPEIRKLESIDCDSYKVVLIFDGLDECRLPLNFQKNEILCDVTESASVDVLLTNLIKGNLLPSALLWITTRPGAANQIPPECVDQVTEVRGFSDPQKEEYFRKRISDQRLTNEIITHLKSSRSLYIMCHIPVFCWISATVLERMLGEAERGEIPKTLTQMYTHFLIFQLKHKDQKYHQKCDPDPQQTRKSIMALGKLAFHQLEKGNLIFYEEDLRECGIDVREVSVYSGVCTQIFREEFGLHLGKVFSFIHLSVQEFLAALYVFFCFILRNTNVLVGQSTGLFNFFRNPNLSDLLRSSVDKALQSENGHLDLFLRFLLGLSLETNQTLLRGLMPQTEIRSHSKQETVKYIKEKIRKNPSPEKSINLFHCLNELNDHSLVQEVQTYLNRGGNSRLSDTRLSLAQWSALVFVLLTSEQELDVFNLRKYDPSHEGLLRLLPVVKASRKAV comes from the exons atgatggagggaaagagatcagactcaccagaacccagctgtgtgtccatgaagagtgaccaGTCAATGGAACTTCCAATTaccttcagagacagagacagttctactgatgtgag accacaaaaatcaaacatcagcacaAAACAGCTGGACTCTatattcaag gagctggaacacaaagtcatcactctgataaagaatgagctgaagaggtttaggaagctcctgagtccagattacccagcatgcactgagagggaggtggaggatgaggaggatctgcACAGTGTCACAGAGGGAGCGCTGAAGATCACACTGCACatcctgaagaacatgaaccacacagatctcgttaacacactgcacaaca aactcGTCTCTTTGTATCAGACAAAGTTGAAGTCCAATCTgagagagaagtttaaaagaattaatgaaggaatctcacagcatggaagctcagcacttctgaatgagatctacactgagctctacatcacagagggttggagtggagacgtcaataatgaacatgaggtgagacagattgaggcagcgtccaggagaccagcaacacaggagaaacccatcaaatgtaatgagctctttaaagacaagtccatcagaactgtgctgactaaaggagttgctggaattggaaaaacagtctctgtgcagaagttcattctggactgggctgaaggagAAGTAAATCAGGACGTCACCTTCATGTTTCCATTTCCCTTTAGAGAGCTGAATCTGATGAAGCAGCAAAATCTCAGTCTGATGAAACTTCTTCATCACTTATtcccagaaataagaaaattagAATCAATAGATTGTGACTCCTATAAAGTGGTGTTGATCTTTGATGGTCTAGATGAGTGTCGACTTCCTCTAAATTTCCAGAAGAATGAGatattgtgtgatgtgacagagtcagcctcagtggatgtgctgttgacgaacctcatcaaggggaatctgcttccctctgctctcctctggataaccacaagaccaggagcagcgaatcagatccctcctgagtgtgtagaccaggtaacagaggtacgaggcttcagtgatcctcagaaagaggagtacttcaggaagaggatcagtgatcagagaCTGACCAATgaaatcatcacacacctgaagtcttcaagaagcctctacatcatgtgccacatcccagtcttctgctggatctcagccactgttctagagagaatgttgggtgaagcagagcgtggagagatccccaagactctgactcaaatgtacacacacttcctgatcttTCAGCTCAAACACAAGGACCAAAAGTACCATCAGAAATGTGACCCTGATCCTCAGCAGACCAGAAAGAGTATCAtggcactgggaaaactggctttccaccagctggagaaaggaaacctgatcttctatgaggaagacctgagagagtgtggcattgatgtcagagaagtgtcagtgtactcaggagtgtgtacccagatcttcagagaggagtttgggcttcacctggggaaggtgttcagcttcatacatctgagtgttcaggagtttctggctgctttatatgtatttttctgctttattttaagaaatacaAATGTGCTGGTGGGGCAAAGCACTGGACTTTTTAATTTCTTCAGAAATCCAAACCTGTCTGATCTCCTCAGGAGTTCAGTGGACAAGGCCTTACAGAGTGAGAATGGACACCTGGACCTGTTCCTCCGCTTccttctgggtctctcactggagACCAATCAAACACTTTTACGAGGCTTAATGCCACAGACAGAAATCAGAtctcacagcaaacaggaaacagtgaagtacatcaaggagaagatcaggaagaatccatctccagagaaatccatcaatctgttccactgtctgaatgaactgaatgatcatTCTCTAGTGCAGGAAGTACAAACTTACCTGAACAGAGGGGGTAACAGTCGTCTCAGTGACACCAGACTCTCTCTGGCTCAGTGGtcagctctggtgtttgtgttactgacctCAGAACAGGAGCTGGATGTGTTTAATTTGAGGAAATATGATCCATCACATGAAGGTCTTCTGAGGCTGCTGCCAGTGGTCAAAGCCTCCAGAAAAGCTgtgtga
- the LOC132849173 gene encoding NLR family CARD domain-containing protein 3-like isoform X4 encodes MKSDASMGRPIHFRDRDSSTDVRPQKSNISRKQLDSIFKELEHKVITLIKNELKRFRKLLSPDYPACTEREVEDEEDLHSVTEGALKITLHILKNMNHTDLVNTLHNKLVSLYQTKLKSNLREKFKRINEGISQHGSSALLNEIYTELYITEGWSGDVNNEHEVRQIEAASRRPATQEKPIKCNELFKDKSIRTVLTKGVAGIGKTVSVQKFILDWAEGEVNQDVTFMFPFPFRELNLMKQQNLSLMKLLHHLFPEIRKLESIDCDSYKVVLIFDGLDECRLPLNFQKNEILCDVTESASVDVLLTNLIKGNLLPSALLWITTRPGAANQIPPECVDQVTEVRGFSDPQKEEYFRKRISDQRLTNEIITHLKSSRSLYIMCHIPVFCWISATVLERMLGEAERGEIPKTLTQMYTHFLIFQLKHKDQKYHQKCDPDPQQTRKSIMALGKLAFHQLEKGNLIFYEEDLRECGIDVREVSVYSGVCTQIFREEFGLHLGKVFSFIHLSVQEFLAALYVFFCFILRNTNVLVGQSTGLFNFFRNPNLSDLLRSSVDKALQSENGHLDLFLRFLLGLSLETNQTLLRGLMPQTEIRSHSKQETVKYIKEKIRKNPSPEKSINLFHCLNELNDHSLVQEVQTYLNRGGNSRLSDTRLSLAQWSALVFVLLTSEQELDVFNLRKYDPSHEGLLRLLPVVKASRKAV; translated from the exons gagctggaacacaaagtcatcactctgataaagaatgagctgaagaggtttaggaagctcctgagtccagattacccagcatgcactgagagggaggtggaggatgaggaggatctgcACAGTGTCACAGAGGGAGCGCTGAAGATCACACTGCACatcctgaagaacatgaaccacacagatctcgttaacacactgcacaaca aactcGTCTCTTTGTATCAGACAAAGTTGAAGTCCAATCTgagagagaagtttaaaagaattaatgaaggaatctcacagcatggaagctcagcacttctgaatgagatctacactgagctctacatcacagagggttggagtggagacgtcaataatgaacatgaggtgagacagattgaggcagcgtccaggagaccagcaacacaggagaaacccatcaaatgtaatgagctctttaaagacaagtccatcagaactgtgctgactaaaggagttgctggaattggaaaaacagtctctgtgcagaagttcattctggactgggctgaaggagAAGTAAATCAGGACGTCACCTTCATGTTTCCATTTCCCTTTAGAGAGCTGAATCTGATGAAGCAGCAAAATCTCAGTCTGATGAAACTTCTTCATCACTTATtcccagaaataagaaaattagAATCAATAGATTGTGACTCCTATAAAGTGGTGTTGATCTTTGATGGTCTAGATGAGTGTCGACTTCCTCTAAATTTCCAGAAGAATGAGatattgtgtgatgtgacagagtcagcctcagtggatgtgctgttgacgaacctcatcaaggggaatctgcttccctctgctctcctctggataaccacaagaccaggagcagcgaatcagatccctcctgagtgtgtagaccaggtaacagaggtacgaggcttcagtgatcctcagaaagaggagtacttcaggaagaggatcagtgatcagagaCTGACCAATgaaatcatcacacacctgaagtcttcaagaagcctctacatcatgtgccacatcccagtcttctgctggatctcagccactgttctagagagaatgttgggtgaagcagagcgtggagagatccccaagactctgactcaaatgtacacacacttcctgatcttTCAGCTCAAACACAAGGACCAAAAGTACCATCAGAAATGTGACCCTGATCCTCAGCAGACCAGAAAGAGTATCAtggcactgggaaaactggctttccaccagctggagaaaggaaacctgatcttctatgaggaagacctgagagagtgtggcattgatgtcagagaagtgtcagtgtactcaggagtgtgtacccagatcttcagagaggagtttgggcttcacctggggaaggtgttcagcttcatacatctgagtgttcaggagtttctggctgctttatatgtatttttctgctttattttaagaaatacaAATGTGCTGGTGGGGCAAAGCACTGGACTTTTTAATTTCTTCAGAAATCCAAACCTGTCTGATCTCCTCAGGAGTTCAGTGGACAAGGCCTTACAGAGTGAGAATGGACACCTGGACCTGTTCCTCCGCTTccttctgggtctctcactggagACCAATCAAACACTTTTACGAGGCTTAATGCCACAGACAGAAATCAGAtctcacagcaaacaggaaacagtgaagtacatcaaggagaagatcaggaagaatccatctccagagaaatccatcaatctgttccactgtctgaatgaactgaatgatcatTCTCTAGTGCAGGAAGTACAAACTTACCTGAACAGAGGGGGTAACAGTCGTCTCAGTGACACCAGACTCTCTCTGGCTCAGTGGtcagctctggtgtttgtgttactgacctCAGAACAGGAGCTGGATGTGTTTAATTTGAGGAAATATGATCCATCACATGAAGGTCTTCTGAGGCTGCTGCCAGTGGTCAAAGCCTCCAGAAAAGCTgtgtga